One genomic segment of Arachis duranensis cultivar V14167 chromosome 4, aradu.V14167.gnm2.J7QH, whole genome shotgun sequence includes these proteins:
- the LOC107483675 gene encoding uncharacterized protein LOC107483675 — translation MASLQAGVEITNKKDENNLQREKQIVVDPLSLRESSTILTSTILHPPPLHPPNPRFLSLSLPNSASSSPRFTPRKISKGESNGSQEQEQAQLRKSKSCDETRSLAPSSYELDHHHWLTKLSEMEEHHHNETFSEVVKRSPKSVKKKQVSDDGFRCSSLCLYLPGFGAKLLKPCKARKEEEDGSESKSQSGAMNMSRTVSVQEFECGSWASGVAKVPEVRTHSRSSYFDLPMELINGNDVNSPFSGASSFAFEKELKGVLKNGSSRGGSGRKSDGSPRHVRFSLSPSPESSCPASPAFCISPRLRKAREDFNAFLAAAQTA, via the coding sequence atgGCTTCCTTGCAAGCAGGAGTAGAAATCACCAACAAAAAAGATGAGAATAATTTGCAGAGAGAAAAACAGATTGTGGTGGATCCACTTTCATTAAGAGAATCTTCTACTATTTTAACTAGCACCATTTTGCACCCTCCACCGTTACACCCTCCAAATCCTAGATTCTTGAGCCTCAGTCTCCCCAATTCGGCCTCCTCCTCACCACGATTCACCCCCCGGAAGATCTCGAAAGGCGAAAGCAACGGAtcacaagaacaagaacaagctcaATTAAGGAAGAGCAAGTCATGTGATGAAACAAGATCACTAGCACCCTCATCATATGAACTTGATCATCATCATTGGCTAACAAAACTGAGTGAAATGGAAGAACATCATCATAATGAAACATTCTCAGAAGTTGTTAAGAGAAGTCCCAAGAGTGTGAAGAAGAAACAAGTTAGTGATGATGGTTTTAGATGCAGTTCTCTATGCTTGTACCTTCCAGGTTTTGGTGCTaaattattgaagccttgtaaggcaagaaaagaagaagaagatggttcAGAATCAAAATCACAAAGTGGTGCTATGAATATGTCAAGAACAGTTTCAGTGCAGGAATTTGAATGTGGGTCTTGGGCTTCTGGAGTAGCAAAAGTCCCTGAGGTAAGAACACACTCTAggagttcatactttgatctACCAATGGAATTGATCAATGGCAATGATGTGAATTCACCATTTAGTGGTGCATCATCTTTTGCTTTTGAAAAAGAGCTCAAAGGGGTACTAAAAAATGGTTCATCTAGAGGAGGGAGTGGTAGGAAATCAGATGGGTCCCCTCGGCATGTTCGGTTTTCGCTGTCACCGTCGCCGGAATCATCATGCCCTGCCTCTCCAGCATTCTGCATCAGTCCTCGTTTGAGGAAAGCCAGAGAAGATTTCAACGCCTTCTTAGCTGCTGCACAAACTGCATGA